The following is a genomic window from Spirosoma agri.
TGAGTCGCTCGTGTCCGTTGATTTTCCCTGCGCCCGGCTATCAACGGCAATCACGTTGTAGTTCCTCGCAAAATGGGGAATCTGATTGCTGAAATCACGGATCGAACCGCCATTGCCGTGGATGAAGAGCAACGGCTTACCCGCGCCATATACTTCGTAATACAGTTTGAAACCCCTCACATTGGCATACTTCCCAACCTTGGCGTTGCTGCCGTATGCGGTGGAACGAGTAGACGTAATGGGTAACGTCGGTTGGCCCAAAGCCGATAACGCCGGCAGGAATGCAACCAGAACCAGTAGTAGCGTTTTTATTGGATTCATTGTTTGGGCTAGTTAGCGGTAAAGATATTATAAGGCAGGTATTCACGGGATTGTGGGTATTTCATACGCCGAATCTTCAAGATACGGCGTATGAAATACCCACAATCCCGCGCGCTAATCGAGGCCTGGTCTCAGTTAGCTTAATTAGCTTAGGTCCGTCGCAGGGTGTGAATGGCTTTTACCCATTCAGTATGCTGACAGCGCGGACACGTATGGTGCCGATCGCCAATCGACTCCACCAACCCGCAGGTGGTGCAGGCGTATTGCCCCGCCTGAGGGACTAGATCACTTTTCTTGTGGTAGAGTTTGGGTAAAATGGGTAACCCTGGCTTGACCTCCTCATCCGCATAGTAGAAAAAGCTCACAGAGCCATTGGTTTCCAGTAAAGCCGTTTGTACCTGGCCTACATGCTCGATGTTCTGCTGCCGCATCTCGGAAAAAAACTCATCTTTGGCATACGTCTGCTCACTGGCCTCGATCAGTACAAACTGGCCCTCCTCGATGATGTAGGTGGGATCGCCCTCCAGTATACTCTCGAACCGTTCGCTACGGGAGGCTAACCAGGTTATAAGCCGGTAAAATCCTAAAATGGTGACGAAAACGAGTGCAGCGGGCACGATAGCATTCTCTGGATTGACCATTGGGTCACCAGCTGCCGAACCCAGGCCGATAATGATCGCTACTTCGAAGATGGACAGCTGGCGGACTCCTTTCTTTCCCGACAGGCGTAAAAAGATCAGGATACAGG
Proteins encoded in this region:
- a CDS encoding DUF421 domain-containing protein, translating into MEFDSKTIFINDLDWSLALEIVVRTLIMFSCILIFLRLSGKKGVRQLSIFEVAIIIGLGSAAGDPMVNPENAIVPAALVFVTILGFYRLITWLASRSERFESILEGDPTYIIEEGQFVLIEASEQTYAKDEFFSEMRQQNIEHVGQVQTALLETNGSVSFFYYADEEVKPGLPILPKLYHKKSDLVPQAGQYACTTCGLVESIGDRHHTCPRCQHTEWVKAIHTLRRT